The window CGTTTTTTTACCTACTCTTTAATGAGCGGTAATTTATATGCCCTTTGGCATAAAAGTATTACGCATCATTGCCATATATTCGGTTTCTCCCTTTTCCCAGCGTGCGGTGACAAGGGGTTTGATGTCGTCCGTTGGTAGGTAGCGGAGTTGATCTGTCCCGTCGGTTACGGCAGTGAAGATGGTTTCCGTAACCTTGGTAACCGCATCCTTGTCCGCTCCCTTGATAAAGCCAGAGAACAGATCCGCTGTTGCCTTGCAGAAAGCCGCGTAATCTTCCGGAACAGGATTGAAGCCTGTTTCTGCGGCGCTCCGGGCGGGGAAATTCGTCGCGGGCACCGCACCTGGTTCAACGATCTTGACGGTGACGCCTACAGCAGCCAGTTCATACTGAATGGCTTCGGAGAAGCCCTCAAGTGCGAATTTGGAGGCGTTATAAGGCGATCCGGTCGGCAGGCCGAATATCCCCATCCCGGATGAAATGTTGACGATCATGCCCGCCTTCTTTTCCCGGAAATGCGGAAGGATCGCCCGGATAACTTCCATTGGGCCGAAGACATTCACGTCGAACTGTTCCCGCATTTTTTCCAGCGGGACCGCCTCGAAAATATTATAAACACCGAAGCCAGCATTGTTCACGATGGCATCGATCCCTCCAAAGCGGCCGATACCCTCGGCAATCGACGCAACGATGCTTGCGTGATCCTGAACATCCAGGCGATTGACGAGGACATTGGGCAGTTCTGCCAGTTCCTTCCCCGCTTCCGGATGGCGCATGGTCGCCACGACATTCCAGCCGCGTTTCGCGAACAGGTGAGCCGCGGCTTTTCCAAAGCCGGAAGAGCACCCTGTGATCAGAATAGTCTTGGACATGATTTTTTTTCCTATCGTGAAGCAATAATTGACGCGCAGAAGAAGAACCGGCTCAGGCAGGGAACTTCACACTCGTCATCAGTTCGCTGAGGGACCAGAGCTGGGCGGCCGCAGCAGGATCAATCGCATAGGGGGCAACGCCCT is drawn from Komagataeibacter xylinus and contains these coding sequences:
- a CDS encoding SDR family oxidoreductase codes for the protein MSKTILITGCSSGFGKAAAHLFAKRGWNVVATMRHPEAGKELAELPNVLVNRLDVQDHASIVASIAEGIGRFGGIDAIVNNAGFGVYNIFEAVPLEKMREQFDVNVFGPMEVIRAILPHFREKKAGMIVNISSGMGIFGLPTGSPYNASKFALEGFSEAIQYELAAVGVTVKIVEPGAVPATNFPARSAAETGFNPVPEDYAAFCKATADLFSGFIKGADKDAVTKVTETIFTAVTDGTDQLRYLPTDDIKPLVTARWEKGETEYMAMMRNTFMPKGI